Proteins from a genomic interval of Poecile atricapillus isolate bPoeAtr1 chromosome 1, bPoeAtr1.hap1, whole genome shotgun sequence:
- the CHRNA10 gene encoding neuronal acetylcholine receptor subunit alpha-10 isoform X1, translating to MPWVVSPSRGCCPRAGAGAGQPPAPRGCRRCLPKSPSRKGLGRTRSPSRPLPPPSRDPRGSPTVSPLRGPGDRAPPALSPPDVTGPAASRSCCGMEPGARLCLSLCLAAVLPAPGCRGAQGRLAYKLLHDLFANYSSALRPVEDTDRALNVTLQVTLSQIIDMDERNQVLTSYLWVRQTWLDAHLTWDKDGYGGIDSIRIPSSYVWRPDIILYNNADEHFGGSMETNVVLRSDGRIMWDSPAITKSSCKVDVSYFPFDGQRCRLTFGSWTHNGNQIDLRNQLDSGDLRDFVENVEWEVLGMPATRNVITYGCCSEPYPDVTYTLLLRRRASFYIFNLLLPCIMVSFLAPLGFYLPADSGEKVSLGVTVLLALTVFQLLVAESMPPSESVPLIGKYYIATMTMITASTALTIFIMNVHHCGPGARAVPPWARRLILHHLARLCCVYEVGESCKGPQRASGGRASVGDAGGPGESPGEGQAGTEVRGCPWDHCLCHHDALLRNVGYIAGCFRRQRANQRRTGEWKKVAKVMDRFFMWVFFLMVFLMSVLVLGNAA from the exons ATGCCGTGGGTGGTGTCCCCAAGCCGTGGGTGCTGTCCCCGGGCTGGGGCAGGTGCTGGGCAGCCCCCGGCACCGCGTGGCTGCCGCCGGtgcctcccaaaatccccatcccGAAAGGGGCTCGGCCGCACCCGGAGCCCATCCCGGcccctgccacctcccagcCGGGACCCGCGGGGGTCGcccaccgtgtcccctctcCGCGGTCCCGGGGACCGAGCCCCCCCCGCCCTGTCCCCGCCTGACGTCACCGGCCCCGCCGCGTCCCGGAGCTGCTGCGGGATGGAGCCCGGAGCTCGGCTGTGCCTCTCGCTCTGCCTCGCCGCCGTCCTCCCGGCCCCGG gctgccgGGGAGCGCAGGGCAGGCTCGCCTACAAACTGCTCCACGACCTCTTCGCCAACTACTCCAGCGCCCTGCGCCCCGTGGAGGACACGGACCGGGCGCTGAACGTCACCCTCCAGGTCACCTTGTCGCAGATCATCGACATG GACGAGAGGAACCAGGTCCTCACCTCCTACCTGTGGGTCCGCCAGACCTGGCTGGACGCCCACCTCACCTGGGACAAGGACGGGTACGGCGGCATCGACAGCATCCGCATCCCCAGCAGCTACGTGTGGCGGCCTGACATCATCCTCTACAACAA cgCCGACGAGCACTTCGGGGGCTCCATGGAGACCAACGTGGTGCTGCGCTCCGACGGCCGCATCATGTGGGACTCGCCCGCCATCACCAAGAGCTCCTGCAAGGTGGACGTGTCCTACTTCCCCTTCGACGGGCAGCGGTGCCGCCTCACCTTCGGCTCCTGGACCCACAACGGGAACCAGATCGACCTCCGCAACCAGCTGGACAGCGGGGACCTGAGGGACTTCGTGGAGAACGTGGAGTGGGAGGTGCTGGGCATGCCGGCCACGAGGAACGTCATCACCTACGGCTGCTGCTCCGAGCCCTACCCCGATGTCACCTACACCCTGCTCCTGCGCCGCCGCGCCTCCTTCTACATCTTCaacctgctgctgccctgcatcATGGTCTCCTTCCTGGCGCCCCTGGGCTTCTACCTGCCGGCCGACTCGGGGGAGAAGGTGTCGCTGGGGGTGACGGTGCTGCTGGCCCTCACCGTGTTCCAGCTGCTGGTGGCCGAGAGCATGCCCCCCTCGGAGAGCGTCCCGCTCATCG GGAAGTACTACATCGCCACCATGACCATGATCACGGCCTCCACCGCGCTCACCATCTTCATCATGAACGTGCACCACTGCGGGCCGGGGGCCCGGGCCGTGCCCCCCTGGGCGCGCCGGCTCATCCTGCACCACCTGGCCCGGCTCTGCTGCGTCTACGAGGTGGGCGAGAGCTGCAAGGGCCCCCAGCGGGCATCGGGCGGGCGGGCGAGTGTGGGGGACGCCGGGGGACCGGGGGAAAGCCCCGGGGAGGGGCAGGCGGGCACGGAGGTGCGGGGCTGCCCCTGGGACCACTGCCTGTGCCACCACGACGCCCTGCTGAGGAACGTCGGGTACATCGCCGGCTGCTTTCGGCGCCAGCGCGCCAACCAGCGCCGCACCGGAGAGTGGAAGAAGGTGGCCAAGGTGATGGACCGCTTCTTCATGTGGGTCTTCTTCCTCATGGTGTTCCTCATGAGCGTGCTGGTCCTGGGCAACGCTGCCTGA
- the CHRNA10 gene encoding neuronal acetylcholine receptor subunit alpha-10 isoform X2 — protein sequence MPWVVSPSRGCCPRAGAGAGQPPAPRGCRRCLPKSPSRKGLGRTRSPSRPLPPPSRDPRGSPTVSPLRGPGDRAPPALSPPDVTGPAASRSCCGMEPGARLCLSLCLAAVLPAPGCRGAQGRLAYKLLHDLFANYSSALRPVEDTDRALNVTLQVTLSQIIDMTWLDAHLTWDKDGYGGIDSIRIPSSYVWRPDIILYNNADEHFGGSMETNVVLRSDGRIMWDSPAITKSSCKVDVSYFPFDGQRCRLTFGSWTHNGNQIDLRNQLDSGDLRDFVENVEWEVLGMPATRNVITYGCCSEPYPDVTYTLLLRRRASFYIFNLLLPCIMVSFLAPLGFYLPADSGEKVSLGVTVLLALTVFQLLVAESMPPSESVPLIGKYYIATMTMITASTALTIFIMNVHHCGPGARAVPPWARRLILHHLARLCCVYEVGESCKGPQRASGGRASVGDAGGPGESPGEGQAGTEVRGCPWDHCLCHHDALLRNVGYIAGCFRRQRANQRRTGEWKKVAKVMDRFFMWVFFLMVFLMSVLVLGNAA from the exons ATGCCGTGGGTGGTGTCCCCAAGCCGTGGGTGCTGTCCCCGGGCTGGGGCAGGTGCTGGGCAGCCCCCGGCACCGCGTGGCTGCCGCCGGtgcctcccaaaatccccatcccGAAAGGGGCTCGGCCGCACCCGGAGCCCATCCCGGcccctgccacctcccagcCGGGACCCGCGGGGGTCGcccaccgtgtcccctctcCGCGGTCCCGGGGACCGAGCCCCCCCCGCCCTGTCCCCGCCTGACGTCACCGGCCCCGCCGCGTCCCGGAGCTGCTGCGGGATGGAGCCCGGAGCTCGGCTGTGCCTCTCGCTCTGCCTCGCCGCCGTCCTCCCGGCCCCGG gctgccgGGGAGCGCAGGGCAGGCTCGCCTACAAACTGCTCCACGACCTCTTCGCCAACTACTCCAGCGCCCTGCGCCCCGTGGAGGACACGGACCGGGCGCTGAACGTCACCCTCCAGGTCACCTTGTCGCAGATCATCGACATG ACCTGGCTGGACGCCCACCTCACCTGGGACAAGGACGGGTACGGCGGCATCGACAGCATCCGCATCCCCAGCAGCTACGTGTGGCGGCCTGACATCATCCTCTACAACAA cgCCGACGAGCACTTCGGGGGCTCCATGGAGACCAACGTGGTGCTGCGCTCCGACGGCCGCATCATGTGGGACTCGCCCGCCATCACCAAGAGCTCCTGCAAGGTGGACGTGTCCTACTTCCCCTTCGACGGGCAGCGGTGCCGCCTCACCTTCGGCTCCTGGACCCACAACGGGAACCAGATCGACCTCCGCAACCAGCTGGACAGCGGGGACCTGAGGGACTTCGTGGAGAACGTGGAGTGGGAGGTGCTGGGCATGCCGGCCACGAGGAACGTCATCACCTACGGCTGCTGCTCCGAGCCCTACCCCGATGTCACCTACACCCTGCTCCTGCGCCGCCGCGCCTCCTTCTACATCTTCaacctgctgctgccctgcatcATGGTCTCCTTCCTGGCGCCCCTGGGCTTCTACCTGCCGGCCGACTCGGGGGAGAAGGTGTCGCTGGGGGTGACGGTGCTGCTGGCCCTCACCGTGTTCCAGCTGCTGGTGGCCGAGAGCATGCCCCCCTCGGAGAGCGTCCCGCTCATCG GGAAGTACTACATCGCCACCATGACCATGATCACGGCCTCCACCGCGCTCACCATCTTCATCATGAACGTGCACCACTGCGGGCCGGGGGCCCGGGCCGTGCCCCCCTGGGCGCGCCGGCTCATCCTGCACCACCTGGCCCGGCTCTGCTGCGTCTACGAGGTGGGCGAGAGCTGCAAGGGCCCCCAGCGGGCATCGGGCGGGCGGGCGAGTGTGGGGGACGCCGGGGGACCGGGGGAAAGCCCCGGGGAGGGGCAGGCGGGCACGGAGGTGCGGGGCTGCCCCTGGGACCACTGCCTGTGCCACCACGACGCCCTGCTGAGGAACGTCGGGTACATCGCCGGCTGCTTTCGGCGCCAGCGCGCCAACCAGCGCCGCACCGGAGAGTGGAAGAAGGTGGCCAAGGTGATGGACCGCTTCTTCATGTGGGTCTTCTTCCTCATGGTGTTCCTCATGAGCGTGCTGGTCCTGGGCAACGCTGCCTGA